From one Paenibacillus terrae HPL-003 genomic stretch:
- a CDS encoding response regulator transcription factor, which translates to MPTILVADDDANIRKLVCLFLRNDGFATINAADGKEALAIYTSTPVDLVILDIMMPVMDGWALCEELRRANPDLPLLMLTARSETWEKVQAFQLGTDDYLTKPFDPLELMARVKALLKRYRIGLTQTIQLGNVILNRQTYKVMRGTESFTLPLKEFELLYKLAGLPGQVYTREQLIDQVWGINYTGDDRTIDVHIKRLRERFAAISDFRIETVRGLGYRLEVQE; encoded by the coding sequence ATGCCTACGATATTGGTCGCTGACGACGATGCGAACATTCGCAAACTTGTCTGTTTATTTTTGCGCAACGACGGATTTGCAACTATCAACGCTGCAGACGGAAAGGAAGCACTGGCCATCTATACCTCCACGCCAGTCGATTTGGTCATTCTTGATATTATGATGCCGGTCATGGACGGTTGGGCATTATGCGAGGAACTTCGAAGAGCCAATCCTGATCTTCCGTTACTAATGTTGACGGCTAGAAGCGAAACCTGGGAGAAAGTACAAGCATTCCAGCTCGGGACAGATGACTATTTGACGAAGCCATTCGATCCGCTTGAGTTGATGGCTCGCGTTAAGGCACTGTTGAAAAGATACCGTATAGGTTTAACGCAGACGATCCAGTTAGGCAACGTCATTCTGAACCGGCAGACTTATAAGGTCATGAGAGGTACAGAGTCGTTCACCTTGCCGCTTAAGGAGTTCGAATTATTGTATAAACTTGCTGGATTACCGGGACAAGTCTATACGCGGGAGCAATTAATCGATCAAGTTTGGGGGATTAATTATACTGGCGATGATCGAACGATAGACGTACATATTAAACGCCTACGCGAACGTTTCGCGGCTATCTCCGATTTTCGTATCGAAACGGTACGCGGACTTGGCTACCGGCTTGAGGTGCAGGAGTGA
- a CDS encoding sensor histidine kinase, which produces MIGSLYTRVVLTFLVSVIGGTIIAFFAATWIFQDKLNENLQITLLDFGQDIVRIYETLPLHEAEMFISEMKQLNSYHIRIYKATDQFQSYGELRGQHPFPVTTEQVKKVLDGGRVQVNGIDTIFLGLPIKTEMGSKAMFVEPLTSSSTSFLIKFVVTFLICSLIAGSLLILIAAMFLVRPIKKLTEATRLIAAGDFNVKLNIKQKGEIGTLARSFEEMMHDLQQLEQMRREFVANVSHEVQSPLTSISGFAIALKQVDIPDDDRSSYLDIIITETARMSKISDSLLKLSLLESQSLQMRLATLSLDEQIRRVIVAIQPQWSARNIQFDLDLQPTKITADHDQLNQVWINILGNGIKFSKDGARISVRIKQSIKNVTVRISDSGIGILPEDQKRIFDRFFKADRSHSQKYEGSGMGLAIVKQIVSLHQGDIRVESEYGRGTTFIVILPITTPAG; this is translated from the coding sequence GTGATCGGTTCCTTATATACACGCGTAGTCCTGACCTTTCTAGTCTCCGTGATCGGGGGCACAATCATTGCTTTTTTTGCTGCAACCTGGATATTTCAAGATAAATTAAACGAAAACCTGCAAATCACCTTGCTTGACTTTGGCCAGGATATCGTCCGCATCTACGAGACATTGCCGTTACATGAAGCAGAAATGTTTATAAGTGAAATGAAGCAACTCAATTCCTACCACATTCGAATCTATAAAGCAACGGATCAATTCCAATCCTACGGAGAACTTAGAGGACAACATCCTTTCCCAGTGACTACGGAACAAGTGAAGAAAGTGCTGGATGGGGGAAGGGTCCAAGTCAATGGGATCGATACGATCTTCTTGGGATTGCCGATAAAAACTGAAATGGGAAGCAAAGCAATGTTTGTAGAGCCCCTCACTTCCTCTTCCACCTCATTTCTCATCAAGTTTGTTGTAACTTTTTTGATTTGTTCGTTAATAGCAGGCAGCCTATTGATACTAATTGCGGCTATGTTTCTGGTGAGACCGATCAAAAAGTTGACAGAAGCTACCCGGCTTATAGCTGCTGGAGATTTCAACGTCAAGCTTAATATTAAACAAAAGGGTGAGATAGGTACTTTGGCTCGCAGCTTCGAAGAAATGATGCACGATCTACAGCAGCTTGAGCAGATGCGCAGGGAATTCGTAGCAAACGTGTCCCATGAAGTTCAGTCTCCCCTCACTTCCATTTCCGGTTTTGCTATAGCGCTCAAGCAGGTAGACATCCCGGATGACGATCGAAGCTCTTATCTCGACATTATCATCACTGAGACTGCACGGATGTCCAAAATAAGTGATAGTCTGCTAAAGCTGAGTTTGCTTGAATCTCAGTCATTGCAAATGCGGCTCGCCACGCTCAGTCTGGATGAACAGATCAGACGAGTAATCGTCGCTATTCAACCCCAATGGTCAGCCCGCAACATTCAGTTCGATCTTGATTTGCAGCCCACCAAAATCACGGCCGATCATGACCAGTTAAATCAGGTGTGGATCAATATCCTCGGCAATGGCATCAAATTTTCCAAAGATGGTGCCCGAATTAGCGTCAGGATCAAACAGAGTATCAAGAACGTGACGGTCCGTATATCGGATTCGGGTATTGGTATTCTCCCGGAAGACCAAAAGCGTATATTTGACCGATTCTTTAAAGCTGATCGTTCCCACAGCCAGAAATATGAAGGCAGTGGTATGGGACTGGCTATTGTAAAGCAGATCGTATCGCTTCATCAAGGGGACATCCGGGTGGAGAGCGAATACGGACGAGGAACGACCTTCATAGTCATCTTGCCAATCACAACACCAGCAGGATGA